A section of the Humulus lupulus chromosome 2, drHumLupu1.1, whole genome shotgun sequence genome encodes:
- the LOC133817669 gene encoding uncharacterized protein LOC133817669 isoform X2, with protein sequence MVLCTRASHRRRLLQTEVRVKATTTTMMPTTEGGEFDDDVAGVLCFWGPSKSPVPFFPSVEVKTQQALNPLSHGYEGKNERSCPEFRNASRPQ encoded by the exons ATGGTCCTCTGCACCCGTGCTTCTCACCGGCGTCGCCTACTACAAACGGAGGTGAGGGTGAAGGCGACGACGACGACAATGATGCCTACTACAGAGGGAGGTGAATTCGACGACGACGTTGCTGGGGTTCTCTGCTTCTGGGGTCCGTCAAAGTCACCCGTTCCGTTCTTCCCTTCCGTCGAAGTCAAGACCCAACAAGCATTGAATCCTCTCTCTCACG GCTATGAAGGAAAGAATGAGCGATCTTGCCCAGAGTTTAGGAATGCCTCAAGGCCTCAATGA
- the LOC133817669 gene encoding uncharacterized protein LOC133817669 isoform X1 produces the protein MVLCTRASHRRRLLQTEVRVKATTTTMMPTTEGGEFDDDVAGVLCFWGPSKSPVPFFPSVEVKTQQALNPLSHGRQTLWVEKHLQAPIVKAKKQQSKDVQNEFNMRLTQVRSFPISFSFILCLFDCTNKFLKFDRLIKLLPSSRNKA, from the exons ATGGTCCTCTGCACCCGTGCTTCTCACCGGCGTCGCCTACTACAAACGGAGGTGAGGGTGAAGGCGACGACGACGACAATGATGCCTACTACAGAGGGAGGTGAATTCGACGACGACGTTGCTGGGGTTCTCTGCTTCTGGGGTCCGTCAAAGTCACCCGTTCCGTTCTTCCCTTCCGTCGAAGTCAAGACCCAACAAGCATTGAATCCTCTCTCTCACG GTAGACAGACTCTATGGGTGGAAAAGCACCTACAAGCACCAATTGTAAAGGCAAAGAAGCAACAATCTAAGGATGTCCAAAATGAGTTCAACATGAGGCTCACTCAGGTCAGAAGCTttccaatttctttttcttttatactTTGTCTGTTCGATTGTACTAATAAATTTCTTAAATTTGATCGGCTCATCAAATTGTTACCCAGTTCAAGGAACAAGGCTTAA